A DNA window from Ornithinimicrobium humiphilum contains the following coding sequences:
- a CDS encoding nitrite reductase: MTRSRPDRCPGALRPWPADDGLLVRLRLPGGNVSADALLALVAVAERYGDGHVHVTTRTNLQVRGLPAKPGTTQLAQPALAAIEDTGLLPSRTHDLARNVMASPQTGLFGGRADLRPVVRALDAALLAEPALGALPGRFLFVLDDGRGDLLDRTCDLGLVALGPEAGQLRIGTGWGPVLPLVGVEERLVGLALRFLDARGGGPRAPWHVHELPVPLVGPVAASGLLPHPSPPLPYGTVPGGQHVPVPEDGLDRPAVERLCAAAPALVVTPWRGVLVPQETL, from the coding sequence GTGACTCGGTCACGTCCCGACCGCTGCCCAGGCGCTCTGCGCCCCTGGCCTGCTGATGACGGACTCCTGGTCCGGTTGCGCCTCCCTGGCGGCAACGTCAGTGCGGACGCGTTGCTGGCCCTGGTGGCCGTGGCCGAGCGGTACGGCGACGGCCATGTGCACGTGACGACGCGGACGAATCTGCAGGTTCGGGGTCTTCCAGCCAAGCCCGGCACCACACAGCTCGCCCAGCCCGCGCTCGCGGCCATCGAGGACACCGGCCTGCTGCCTAGCCGAACCCACGACCTGGCGCGCAACGTCATGGCATCCCCCCAGACGGGACTCTTCGGCGGCCGCGCCGACCTGCGTCCTGTCGTACGGGCGCTTGACGCGGCTCTCCTGGCCGAGCCGGCGCTCGGGGCCCTGCCCGGCCGCTTCCTGTTCGTGCTCGACGACGGCCGCGGCGACCTCCTCGACCGCACGTGCGACCTCGGCCTCGTGGCACTCGGTCCCGAGGCAGGACAGCTACGGATCGGCACCGGCTGGGGTCCGGTGCTTCCACTCGTGGGAGTGGAGGAACGGCTCGTCGGCCTGGCCCTCAGGTTCCTCGACGCACGCGGTGGCGGACCGCGTGCTCCCTGGCACGTCCACGAGCTCCCGGTGCCGTTGGTCGGACCTGTGGCCGCGTCCGGCCTGTTGCCGCACCCCTCACCACCTCTTCCATACGGAACTGTCCCCGGCGGACAGCACGTGCCCGTACCGGAGGACGGTCTCGACCGTCCGGCCGTGGAACGCCTGTGCGCGGCGGCACCGGCCCTCGTCGTCACCCCTTGGCGTGGCGTTCTCGTCCCTCAGGAGACTCTGTGA